The following are encoded in a window of Panthera leo isolate Ple1 chromosome B2, P.leo_Ple1_pat1.1, whole genome shotgun sequence genomic DNA:
- the LOC122220534 gene encoding 28S ribosomal protein S21, mitochondrial-like, whose amino-acid sequence MAKRLKFIARTVVVQEGNVEGAYRTLNRILTMDGLIEDIKRRRYYEKPCRRRQRESYETCRRIYNMEMARKINFLMRKNRADPWQGC is encoded by the coding sequence ATGGCAAAACGTCTGAAGTTCATTGCCAGGACTGTGGTGGTACAGGAAGGAAATGTGGAAGGTGCATACAGGACCCTAAACAGAATTCTCACCATGGATGGGCTCATTGAGGACATTAAGCGACGGCGGTACTATGAAAAGCCTTGTCGCCGACGACAGAGGGAAAGCTATGAAACCTGCCGGCGGATCTACAACATGGAAATGGCTCGCAAGATCAACTTCTTGATGCGAAAGAATCGGGCAGACCCATGGCAGGGCTGCTGA